From the Deltaproteobacteria bacterium genome, the window GCGGCCTCAACCACGGTGATCTCGCTGCGATATACTCGTTGAATTACGTCTAGTCGTTTCTCGTCTTTCATTGTCAGGGTTGTCATCCTTCCACCCTGACATAATTACGTTGCCGTTAACCCCTGACATAATCACTTTGCTACAACACAGTGTAGGGTATAGGATAGTAGAGGCAGGGCGCGAGAGGAGGCGCTGAATTATGGCCAATAAAGGAATTCTTATCACCGGTGGTTCCGGTCTCGTTGGGGCCTATGCGGTGCAGATGTTGCTGGCGCGCGGCGAGCGGCCGGTTATTTTCGACGTCGCCCTCAACGAACGGTTGCTCAGTGCCGTCGGCGTCGACACCAGCAAGGTAACGTTAATCCGCGGCGACATGGCCGACATGCCGGCGCTGATTTCAGCCATCCGCGACAACGATTGCGATCAAATTATTCATCTCGCGGCGTTTCTCGGCGAAGAAGTGCAGCGTCGGCCGTACAGCGGCGTGCGCCTCAACTTCATGGGCACGATCAATGTTTTCGAAGCCGCGCGCCTGGAAAAAGTCCGCCGCGTGGTGTTTCCCAGCTCTGGGACGGTTTACCTGGGCTCGCTAGGCGAAGGGTTGAAACAGATCGACGAGAGTATCCCGATGAATCCTCCGTCGGTCTACGCCGCCACCAAGGCGAGCTGCGAATTCATGGGGCGCGCTTACGCCAAGCGCTACGGCTTCGAATTTATCTGCCTGCGTTATACCGGCGGGCTTTACGGTCCGTCGCCGGCGGCGCTCAAGGCGACCCGCGAGATCGCCATCCAGCAAATGATTCGCGCCGCGGTGAAAGGGGAGTCAGCGAAGATCAACTGGCCTTACGGTCCGGCGGAAATTCTTTATGGCAAAGACGCCGCCAAGGGCACCGTGTTGGCGGTCTGCAAAGACAAGTTCAAAGACACGCTGTTTCACATCGGCAACGCCGACTTGGTGAGCGGCGAGGACATCGTCGCGGCGATCCGGCAGAAATTTCCCGGCTCCAACATCGAGATCGTCAAAACCAACAATCCCATGCCTTATCCAGATTCGCGCCTATCGAGCGATTTTTCCCGAGCCAAGGAACAGTTGGGCTATGAACCGGACTATCCCATCGACAAAGCCGTCGCGGACTACGGCGCGACGCTCAAAAAACTCGAAAATCTGTAAGGCATCTGAAGCTCGACTTGGCGCCAGCGTCTAAAAAGCGAGGATGAAAAAATCTATGAGATCTTTGCGCAATGGCTTTTTTCTATGGCTGTTGGCATTCGCCCTGACCGGCGCCAACGCCTTCGCCGCACAACCGGCGCCGGCGAAGCCGGCATTCGACGAAAAAGCGGTGGCCGATTTCTTCCGCGGCAAGACCGTGCGCATCGTCGTCGGTTTTTCCGCCGGCGGCGGTTACGATCAATACTCCCGGCTCATCGCGCGCCACTTGTCGCGCCATATTCCCGGCAACCCGAATGTCTTGGTCGATAACATGGCCGGCGTCGGCAGCATGATCGCGGCCAATCATATGTACAACGCCGCGCCCAAGGACGGCACGATTGTCGGCAACCTTTCCGGTCCGATCGTCTTGGAGCAGCTCTTTGGCAATCCGGCGGTGCAGTACGATATGGGCAAATTCCGCTATCTCGCGGTGCCGGTGAGCGAGAGCTACTTGATGATCGTTCATAAGAGAACTGGCATTACGAAGTTCGACGAGCTGCGCGGCGATAAGGGTAAACAAGTAACCATGGGCGCGATCCCCGGCTCCACCGTCGAGCACGCGCCGATCATGGTCAGAGAAGTGCTCAACACCAATCTCAAGGTCGTTTCCGGCTACAAAGGCACCGCCGAAGTGCGCTTGGCCTTGGATAGCGGCGAGGTCGACGGCTTCTTCAACACTTGGACCTCGTCTAAAGTCACTTCCATGGACAAAGTGAAGAGCGGCGAATGGGTCGTGCTGGCGCAGCTCACGGAAACGCCGATGAAGGACTTGATCGTGCCCAATGTGCCGACGATACAGCAAATCTCTCGCTCCGAGGAGCAGCGGCTGTTGCTCAAGTTTGGCACCAGCACGCCCAACGACTTCGGCAAGGTTTATGTCCTACCGCCGGGAACCCACGCGGAGCGCGCGGCGGCGCTGGAAGCGGCGTTCGCGAAGGTGTTCAAGGACAAAGAACTGATCGCCGACGCGGACAAGGGGCGTCTCGAAATCGACCCGCTGATCGGCACTACCATCGCCAGGCTGGTCAGCGAGTTTCTCGGCATGCCCAGCGAATTGAAGAATAAGCTACAAACGGTTCTGAAAACGCCGGTGCGGAAATAGGGAGTTACCCGATATCCAATTGGAGGAAGCTTAGGATGCATTGCGGAACTAGAATTCTCTCGCTGTTATTTTTTCTATTGGCGCTCGCGCCGCTGCCAGTTTCGGCCCAGACCGAGACGATCGAAGAGCTTTATAAGAAAGCGCTCAAGGAAGGGGGCGTGCTCAACTGTTATTGCTCGCTGGCACAGATCAACGCGGAAATTATCTACCCGCTCTTTGAAAAGCGTTTTCCGGGCATCAAGATCAACCATGTCGATGCCACTTCCGATAAGCTCGCGGCGCGCGTGATTACCGAAGCTCGCGGCGGTCGAGTGATCGCCGACGTGGTGGAGTTCGGCCTCGAGGATATCAATAAGATCCAGGCTCAAGGGCTAATTTTGGATAGGGCGCCGCCGGAGGCCGCCGACTATCCGGCCAATCTGCGCGGTTCCTACTGGTCGGCGAATAACCTGATTTTCTTTGTCGGGGCGTGGAATACCGCCCAGGTGAAGAAAGACGAAGAGCCCAAGTTTTTGGATGATTTCGGCGATCCGCGCTGGAAGGGCCGGCTCATTGCCGAGCCGCGCGACTACGAAGTTTTGATCGCCCTCATGCACAAGCATAAGAGTTTGGAAAAGGCCAGTGCCGTGTTGGCTCGGATCGCCGCTAATAACGTCGAATTTCACCGCGGACACTCGCAGTTGGCCGAGCTGATCGTGGCGGGGCAGGCCGCAGCTTGTTTTACTTGCTACTCGCACCACTACCCCGCGCGGATGAGAAAGGGCGCGCCGGTTAATTATATGTTGTCAGAGGGCGCCGCCGGCATTATCGCCGTGGCGGTGCTCAAAGCCGCACCGAGTCCGAACACCGCATGGTTGTTTGCCCGCTGGGCGGCCTCCGAAGAAGATCAAAAGGTTTACGCCCACGGCGGGCGCACGCCGGCGCATCCCAAAGTCGAGCCCACGGAAAAGATTCGCCCGGCAACGATTTATCCGGTTGGCGTCGAAGATATCAAGGATTTTTCTAGGTACGAAAAGATCTGGAAGGAAATTTTCAAACTGCGATGATGGCGTTGGCAGCAAAGACCAAAGGAGATCCTATGACAAAGTTTGGATTGGCCCTGCTCGCTTGGTTTGGGTTAATAGTCTCCGGCGCCGGCGCGCAGTCGCTCGATGACCTGCACAAGCTGGCGCTCAAAGAGGGCGGCGTGGTGAACTTTTACGCGACCTTGGCGCAGATCAATGCCGAGAAGATTTTGCCGGTGTTCGAGAAACGGTTTCCCGGCATGAAAGTCAATCATGTCGACGCCACGGCTGACAAACTGGCGGCGCGGGCGATTACTGAAGCGCGCGGCGGCCGGGTGATCAGCGACGTGTTTCAAATGGCCTTGGAAAACGTGCTTCAGGTCGGTGAGCAGAAGCTGTTGATTGACAAGTTGCCGCCCGAAGCAGCCGCGTATCCCGCGTCTCTTAAGGGAGCCAACTGGCTGGGGGCGGACTTGGTCATCATCATTGGCTCATGGAACACCGGACTGGTCAAAAAAGAAGATGAGCCGAAACAGTTTGAAGATTTCGCCGATCCTAAGTGGAAAGGGAAATTGATCGCTGAAGCGCGCGATGTCGAGCTTTTGATCGGCCTCGCCCGTCACAAATATAAAAACGACGAGAAGGCGTTCGATTTTCTCCGCAAGCTAGCGGCCAACAATATCGAATTTCACAAAGGTCA encodes:
- a CDS encoding NAD(P)-dependent oxidoreductase, with translation MANKGILITGGSGLVGAYAVQMLLARGERPVIFDVALNERLLSAVGVDTSKVTLIRGDMADMPALISAIRDNDCDQIIHLAAFLGEEVQRRPYSGVRLNFMGTINVFEAARLEKVRRVVFPSSGTVYLGSLGEGLKQIDESIPMNPPSVYAATKASCEFMGRAYAKRYGFEFICLRYTGGLYGPSPAALKATREIAIQQMIRAAVKGESAKINWPYGPAEILYGKDAAKGTVLAVCKDKFKDTLFHIGNADLVSGEDIVAAIRQKFPGSNIEIVKTNNPMPYPDSRLSSDFSRAKEQLGYEPDYPIDKAVADYGATLKKLENL
- a CDS encoding extracellular solute-binding protein: MHCGTRILSLLFFLLALAPLPVSAQTETIEELYKKALKEGGVLNCYCSLAQINAEIIYPLFEKRFPGIKINHVDATSDKLAARVITEARGGRVIADVVEFGLEDINKIQAQGLILDRAPPEAADYPANLRGSYWSANNLIFFVGAWNTAQVKKDEEPKFLDDFGDPRWKGRLIAEPRDYEVLIALMHKHKSLEKASAVLARIAANNVEFHRGHSQLAELIVAGQAAACFTCYSHHYPARMRKGAPVNYMLSEGAAGIIAVAVLKAAPSPNTAWLFARWAASEEDQKVYAHGGRTPAHPKVEPTEKIRPATIYPVGVEDIKDFSRYEKIWKEIFKLR
- a CDS encoding extracellular solute-binding protein — encoded protein: MMALAAKTKGDPMTKFGLALLAWFGLIVSGAGAQSLDDLHKLALKEGGVVNFYATLAQINAEKILPVFEKRFPGMKVNHVDATADKLAARAITEARGGRVISDVFQMALENVLQVGEQKLLIDKLPPEAAAYPASLKGANWLGADLVIIIGSWNTGLVKKEDEPKQFEDFADPKWKGKLIAEARDVELLIGLARHKYKNDEKAFDFLRKLAANNIEFHKGHSELAEFLTAGQAAACVTCYAHHYPPRIKKGAPLGYMQGEGIATITANALAKDAPHPNAGLLFYRWSASEEGQKAYAAGGRLPPHPKVDPVEKIRPAILYPIGTEEIKEWRRYEKIWKEIFKLR